Proteins found in one Aspergillus puulaauensis MK2 DNA, chromosome 8, nearly complete sequence genomic segment:
- a CDS encoding GMC family oxidoreductase (CAZy:AA3;~COG:E;~EggNog:ENOG410PJ6X;~InterPro:IPR012132,IPR036188,IPR027424,IPR000172, IPR007867;~PFAM:PF00732,PF05199;~SECRETED:SignalP(1-18);~go_function: GO:0016614 - oxidoreductase activity, acting on CH-OH group of donors [Evidence IEA];~go_function: GO:0050660 - flavin adenine dinucleotide binding [Evidence IEA];~go_process: GO:0055114 - oxidation-reduction process [Evidence IEA]), whose protein sequence is MAFLHWFLFLLATTATTANYSSDYDYIIVGGGTAGLTVANRLSKDPSVSILVIEPGQAEFDNPDVTDISRLAYTYDSPIDWAYETTKQSFGGRRQIMRAGKALGGTSVMNGAAYVRAENTQLDALRDFKIADWTWESLFPYYLKSEALRTPNKTQVDAGAPVIPSYHGHDGPVQVGFMDMRKQYSDLPSILNRTLASMGVPWNGDLNSGTMRGFSMHPYTVDERNVRSDAATAYYLPAAKRGNLEVMFNASVERIVWGDRVDQEEGLVAKGVEVYGSDKDGRKQVVNARKEVILAAGAMKSSAILELSGVGNPRVLQKHGIPVQINLPSVGENLQDQLNTSFVLTTKVPITGTRTVAFVSASDLFGASTESIAASIHAQIPKYAEATANETNGAMTRETLQRLFESQHDLMFDKGIPVGEFVFILDGPGQLHVGYWGLLPFSRGSVHVTSRDPRASPTVNPNYGMLGWDIQVQIAMSKFLRRMFRSGELGQLIDTETVPGLDFIPDDASDEAWMEWIGEQYTPNYHAIGTTSMLPREMGGVLDTRLKVYGTRNVRVVDSSVFPVQLCGHPTANIYAVGEWVADVIKEDGCNTLL, encoded by the exons ATGGCCTTCCTCCACTGGTTCCTATTCCTCCTCGCGACCACAGCCACAACTGCAAACTACAGCAGCGACTATGACTATATCATAGTCGGTGGCGGCACAGCCGGACTAACAGTCGCCAACCGACTATCAAAAGACCCTTCGGTCTCGATTCTGGTCATCGAACCGGGTCAAGCCGAGTTCGACAACCCCGATGTCACCGATATCTCGCGTCTCGCATATACATACGACAGTCCAATCGACTGGGCCTACGAGACCACCAAACAGTCCTTTGGGGGTCGACGCCAGATCATGCGTGCTGGAAAGGCTCTAGGCGGGACTAGCGTTATGAATG GAGCGGCATACGTCCGCGCAGAAAACACCCAACTTGACGCTCTCCGGGACTTCAAGATTGCGGACTGGACATGGGAATCTCTCTTCCCTTACTACCTCAAGAGTGAGGCTCTGCGCACTCCAAACAAGACACAGGTCGATGCGGGCGCGCCTGTAATCCCTTCCTACCACGGCCACGACGGGCCGGTGCAAGTTGGATTTATGGATATGCGCAAGCAGTATAGTGACCTTCCGTCGATTCTTAACCGTACACTGGCATCCATGGGTGTTCCGTGGAATGGGGACCTGAATTCTGGTACTATGCGTGGATTCTCGATGCATCCGTATACCGTCGATGAGCGGAATGTGCGCAGTGATGCTGCGACGGCGTATTATCTGCCTGCTGCAAAGAGAGGGAATCTGGAGGTCATGTTTAATGCGTCTGTTGAGAGGATTGTATGGGGCGACCGAGTCGACCAGGAGGAAGGCCTTGTTGCGAAGGGGGTAGAGGTTTATGGATCAGATAAAGACGGAAGAAAGCAAGTGGTGAATGCACGGAAAGAGGTGATTCTAGCTGCTGGTGCGATGAAGTCGTCTGCTATCCTGGAACTGTCTGGCGTTGGAAATCCAAG AGTCCTCCAAAAACACGGAATCCCCGTCCAGATCAACCTGCCCAGCGTGGGCGAGAACCTACAAGACCAACTCAACACCTCCTTCGTTCTCACCACCAAAGTCCCCATAACAGGAACCCGCACAGTCGCTTTCGTCTCAGCATCCGACCTCTTCGGCGCGTCGACAGAATCCATCGCGGCCTCCATCCACGCCCAAATCCCAAAGTATGCTGAAGCAACCGCCAACGAAACAAACGGGGCAATGACGAGGGAAACCCTGCAGCGGCTGTTCGAAAGCCAGCATGATCTGATGTTTGACAAGGGCATTCCCGTTGGCGAGTTCGTCTTTATCCTGGATGGCCCCGGTCAACTCCACGTTGGATACTGGGGTCTTCTCCCCTTTTCAAGGGGCAGTGTCCATGTTACCTCGAGGGATCCGCGGGCCTCACCGACGGTTAACCCGAACTATGGAATGTTGGGCTGGGACATTCAAGTCCAGATCGCGATGTCCAAGTTCCTGCGCAGGATGTTCCGGAGTGGTGAGTTAGGCCAGCTAATCGATACCGAGACGGTGCCGGGGTTGGACTTTATCCCAGATGATGCATCAGATGAGGCGTGGATGGAGTGGATAGGAGAGCAGT ATACCCCGAATTACCACGCCATTGGAACCACGTCTATGCTGCCCCGAGAGATGGGAGGGGTGTTGGATACACGCTTAAAAGTCTATGGGACTCGCAATGTGCGCGTTGTTGATTCTTCTGTCTTTCCTGTTCAGCTTTGTGGTCATCCTACGGCCAATATCTACGCGGTGGGCGAGTGGGTTGCTGATGTGATCAAGGAGGATGGCTGTAATACACTACTTTAA
- a CDS encoding uncharacterized protein (COG:S;~EggNog:ENOG410Q1I8), with amino-acid sequence MPTRPAKKSVLPSYPTYMHTTLQLTAVFRQLPPSIVTSPFFPNIFAPLLALDPHPASLPNGPDQLWARMSTLTKTHYPKPDDAVLAARASQNIRSTTLEVLNAGISRCFEKGPNQVFLIFHSLFDAAMKGETDVNGDPWAPPDEVKVDLSRWLYTFSPTHVLDTARIYTVLIILLACKGDSQSLIAATRFLAPTPELFLSMNDIKHHPSADLTALFNRAKKAAVDGKIGKTTVIPVHLVDVELVRIAKMNLPTGDYPTFEHCFVIGVAREGWRLYQAWGTPNKRRGFRLDEWIMADGNRVRSWEEGKKWMRLFERFVGKRGDWTEELNEIYRDLFIPHMKDSAKRRGLSNLVILHFRPHVRAFGPMDVAIEDIQKFRIVEQTDTQTQTQSQSTPRPESPTESKSAGSLSMTCEQAEEWYKSTYGPVDTTTSGSQDPSIYASLTTESTTDAAKSANSSAEKAKDKPPRGFFGPTGLPVCACCVKPVKGASTRPATQPSAKTVAKASAKAAGKAPVKDISSIEAETDTPAYDDIDGDGDGDADSDTTIFIDHDFYIKTRIPVGAGAFYNGEGPSPVDTSHESLSTALANVDAEIDSALGVAKANINTIPQYGTFCSDSGAVEPDVQALTETMSELDIKSEAVSNAELESPGNASPRFNAEVEPVLNLARTKLDGIRDYSSHFGFRGLPPFRVADNTKSCPQSDTGVDMQVGVESKGEVVSAGVDTALDRVEIEPPTTVTSNIDIEVEAEAEPDIDVGASVGSIAGVDTETVIKATSEPDAKADLGLDTEPETEVLAEAESPVKSPSKVDSGVEVDTADVEASIDKTPAQVETDLPVTAPSGFSTEEKAEAAVDVKSEQPVIEKSSELDISAADSADVKPHVAVETSAHLPVKPPIPASSKAKSRGRSRRKSAANTSNRAIPKVKTTVKPPPKVNIPARWKLTPIPEQDEHRQPTSEDESDGGVSLNVHDGSESRFQELNLGVARWETSRASHAGRARMNQRRDYMQAFNLAGPAWNAELDRFRMGLRAYNW; translated from the coding sequence ATGCCCACACGCCCTGCAAAGAAGTCGGTTCTTCCAAGCTATCCCACGTATATGCACACGACGCTCCAACTAACTGCTGTCTTCAGGCAACTCCCCCCCAGCATTGTCACTAGTCCATTCTTCCCTAATATATTTGCACCCTTGCTCGCACTGGATCCTCACCCCGCCAGTCTTCCCAATGGTCCTGATCAGCTATGGGCCAGGATGTCGACCCTCACCAAGACTCACTATCCCAAACCCGACGACGCAGTCCTTGCAGCCCGTGCGTCTCAGAACATAAGGAGTACAACCCTCGAGGTCCTAAATGCCGGAATCAGCCGGTGTTTCGAGAAAGGCCCCAACCAGGTCTTCCTCATATTCCACAGTCTATTCGACGCCGCCATGAAGGGGGAAACGGACGTCAACGGGGATCCCTGGGCACCGCCTGATGAGGTCAAGGTCGATCTGAGTCGATGGCTTTATACCTTCTCGCCCACCCACGTCCTCGATACCGCTAGGATATATAcagtcctcatcatcctgctCGCCTGCAAAGGTGATTCTCAGTCCCTTATCGCTGCCACCAGATTTCTCGCCCCAACCCCCGAGCTCTTCCTCTCAATGAACGATATAAAACACCACCCCTCTGCCGATCTCACTGCCCTCTTCAACAGAGCCAAAAAGGCCGCGGTTGACGGTAAAATTGGCAAGACAACGGTAATACCCGTGCATCTCGTCGACGTGGAGCTCGTCCGGATTGCAAAGATGAACCTCCCAACAGGAGACTACCCAACCTTCGAACACTGCTTCGTCATTGGCGTCGCCCGTGAAGGGTGGCGCCTCTACCAGGCCTGGGGGACCCCCAACAAACGGCGCGGATTCAGGCTTGACGAGTGGATAATGGCAGATGGGAACCGGGTCCGGTCGTGGGAAGAAGGCAAGAAATGGATGCGTTTGTTCGAGCGATTTGTCGGTAAGAGAGGGGACTGGACTGAAGAACTTAATGAGATTTACAGAGACCTCTTTATTCCCCACATGAAGGACTCTGCAAAGAGAAGGGGACTTTCCAATTTGGTCATCCTTCACTTTCGGCCCCATGTGCGGGCTTTTGGACCTATGGATGTCGCCATTGAAGATATTCAGAAGTTCAGGATTGTCGAGCAGACCGATActcagacccagacccagtcccagtccaCTCCCAGGCCGGAAAGTCCAACTGAATCAAAATCTGCTGGTTCTTTATCCATGACCTGTGAACAAGCTGAGGAGTGGTACAAATCCACCTACGGACCCGTTGATACCACGACATCTGGCTCACAAGACCCGTCCATCTACGCCTCACTTACAACAGAGTCGACTACTGACGCTGCAAAATCGGCTAATTCTTCCGCTGAAAAGGCCAAAGATAAACCACCCCGTGGATTCTTTGGTCCCACTGGGCTTCCTGTGTGCGCGTGCTGTGTGAAACCTGTTAAGGGAGCCTCTACCAGACCCGCCACCCAACCTTCCGCCAAAACGGTTGCAAAGGCCAGTGCAAAGGCTGCCGGTAAAGCCCCGGTTAAggatatatcttctatcGAAGCTGAGACAGACACACCTGCTTATGATGACAtcgatggtgatggtgatggtgatgctgattCGGACACGACAATCTTTATCGACCACGATTTCTACATCAAGACCAGGATTCCTGTTGGGGCTGGAGCCTTTTATAATGGCGAAGGACCATCCCCGGTTGATACCTCACACGAATCTCTCAGCACTGCTCTTGCCAACGTGGATGCTGAAATCGATTCTGCGCTTGGTGTTGCCAAAGCTAATATCAATACTATTCCCCAGTATGGGACTTTTTGCAGCGATAGTGGTGCAGTTGAGCCTGAtgtccaagccctaactgaAACCATGTCGGAGTTGGATATTAAATCTGAAGCTGTCAGCAATGCCGAACTTGAATCCCCAGGCAATGCTTCTCCCAGGTTCAATGCGGAGGTCGAACCGGTGTTGAATCTGGCCAGAACCAAGCTGGATGGGATTCGAGATTACAGCTCCCATTTCGGCTTTCGGGGTCTTCCTCCCTTTCGTGTGGCAGACAATACTAAGTCTTGTCCCCAGTCTGATACTGGTGTAGACATGCAAGTTGGCGTTGAATCTAAGGGTGAAGTTGTTTCTGCCGGAGTCGATACTGCTCTTGATCGAGTTGAGATCGAGCCTCCTACTACAGTCACTTccaacatcgacatcgaagttgaagccgaagctgagCCTGATATCGACGTCGGCGCCAGTGTTGGTAGTATTGCTGGTGTCGACACGGAAACGGTCATAAAAGCTACTTCTGAACCTGATGCCAAGGCAGACCTGGGACTGGATACTGAGCCCGAGACTGAAGTTCTTGCTGAGGCGGAATCTCCTGTCAAGTCTCCTTCCAAAGTCGATTCTGGTGTCGAAGTAGACACTGCAGACGTTGAAGCTTCTATTGACAAGACTCCTGCTCAAGTCGAGACAGATCTTCCTGTTACGGCTCCCTCTGGATTCAGTACCGAAGAGAAGGCTGAAGCCGCAGTTGATGTTAAATCGGAGCAGCCTGTCATCGAGAAATCTTCTGAGCTCGACATCAGCGCCGCTGACTCTGCAGATGTCAAGCCCCACGTCGCTGTCGAGACTTCTGCCCATCTTCCAGTCAAACCTCCTATCCCAGCTTCCTCTAAAGCCAAATCTAGAGGTAGATCCAGAAGGAAATCCGCAGCCAATACCTCAAACAGGGCCATTCCCAAAGTTAAAACTACAGTCAAGCCGCCACCCAAAGTCAACATCCCTGCTAGGTGGAAGCTCACGCCCATCCCGGAGCAGGACGAACACCGCCAGCCTACCTCAGAAGATGAATCAGATGGAGGGGTATCTCTCAATGTGCACGACGGCTCGGAAAGTAGATTCCAGGAGCTGAACTTAGGGGTTGCAAGATGGGAAACAAGCAGAGCCAGTCACGCTGGGAGAGCGAGAATGAACCAGAGACGTGATTACATGCAGGCGTTTAATCTTGCGGGTCCGGCTTGGAATGCGGAGTTGGATAGATTTAGAATGGGATTAAGGGCTTATAATTGGTAA
- the STR3 gene encoding cystathionine beta-lyase STR3 (COG:E;~EggNog:ENOG410PHQJ;~InterPro:IPR006238,IPR015424,IPR000277,IPR015421, IPR015422;~PFAM:PF01053;~go_function: GO:0003824 - catalytic activity [Evidence IEA];~go_function: GO:0004121 - cystathionine beta-lyase activity [Evidence IEA];~go_function: GO:0030170 - pyridoxal phosphate binding [Evidence IEA];~go_process: GO:0019346 - transsulfuration [Evidence IEA];~go_process: GO:0071266 - 'de novo' L-methionine biosynthetic process [Evidence IEA]) has product MSASNVLKKTFPQVDAEGHDLPPSPAPSSPHGTRRYNIATELVYTESNDQYNASSVPIYQSATFKQSSHEGGGEYDYTRSGNPTRTHLERHLAKVMSAQRALVVSSGMAALDVITRLLRPGDEVVTGDDLYGGTNRLLKYLSTNGGIIVHHVDTTNPEKVKEVLSEKTAMVLLETPTNPLIKIVDIPTIATASHEANPGALVIVDNTMMSPLLLNPLDLGADIVYESGTKYLSGHHDLMAGVIAVNDASLGERLFFPINASGCGLSPFDSWLLMRGVKTLKVRMDQQQSNTQRIAEFLESHGFKVRYPGLRSHPQYDLHHSMSRGSGAVLSFETGDVSVSERIVANAKLWAISVSFGCVNSLISLPCRMSHASIDAKTRAERAMPEDLIRLCVGIEDVDDLIDDLQRALVQAGAVNVTLDGIEANTPQAASA; this is encoded by the exons ATGTCGGCCTCCAATGTGTTGAAAAAGACATTCCCTCAGGTCGATGCTGAAGGTCACGACCTGCCCCCTTCCCCTGCTCCGTCGAGCCCTCATGGGACCAGACGCTACAATATTGCGACAGAGCTCGTCTATACAGAGAGCAATGACCAGTACAATGCCAGCAGTGTCCCGATCTACCAG AGCGCAACCTTCAAGCAGTCATCACacgagggaggaggagagtaTGACTACACCCGGTCGGGCAATCCAACTCGCACACATCTCGAACGACACCTAGCCAAGGTCATGTCGGCGCAGCGCGCCCTCGTCGTATCCTCCGGAATGGCAGCTTTGGATGTGATTACTCGTCTTCTCCGGCCCGGTGATGAGGTTGTCACTGGTGATGACCTGTATGGCGGAACTAACCGACTCCTCAAATACCTCTCGACCAACGGTGGCATTATCGTTCACCACGTTGACACGACTAACCccgagaaggtgaaggaagTTCTGTCTGAAAAGACCGCCATGGTGCTCCTGGAGACGCCGACAAACCCGCTCATCAAGATCGTTGATATCCCTACAATTGCTACTGCGTCGCACGAAGCCAACCCCGGGGCTCTGGTTATCGTGGATAACACCATGATGTCCCCGCTTCTGCTCAACCCTCTCGATCTCGGTGCGGATATCGTTTATGAGAGTGGAACAAAGTATCTGTCCGGCCACCACGACCTCATGGCTGGAGTCATTGCAGTCAACGACGCCAGCCTCGGCGagcggctcttcttccccatcAATGCGTCCGGCTGTGGTCTATCGCCATTCGACTCATGGCTGCTCATGCGCGGAGTCAAAACACTCAAGGTCCGCATGGACCAGCAGCAATCAAACACACAGCGAATTGCAGAGTTTCTGGAATCGCACGGATTCAAGGTCCGCTACCCCGGACTGCGGTCACACCCTCAATATGACCTCCACCACTCCATGTCCCGGGGATCTGGGGCCGTGCTCTCGTTTGAGACTGGTGATGTCTCGGTCAGTGAGCGCATTGTTGCGAACGCGAAGCTGTGGGCTATTAGCGTTAGTTTTGGCTGTGTCAACAGCTTGATCAGCTTGCCTTGCCGGATGAGCCATGCCAGTATCGATGCCAAAACGCGAGCGGAGCGCGCGATGCCCGAGGATTTAATCCGGCTGTGCGTTGGTATTGAAGACGTAGATGATCTCATTGATGACCTGCAGCGAGCG CTGGTGCAAGCGGGCGCTGTTAACGTCACTCTCGATGGCATTGAAGCGAACACGCCACAGGCGGCGTCTGCATAG
- a CDS encoding uncharacterized protein (COG:S;~EggNog:ENOG410PHXA;~InterPro:IPR038781) gives MSRTLSPDAALPIPSRDKKWNTNRLGARLGVDVVSAATAGALTCPVITVIDRAIIEKAAKGVPIRQTITSSFRSILSKPSGFFLGTPFLLIYTLYTSTYLTANTIDTVTSTLKDKPFSTVFPDTAKFLTTTAVNMGICVYKDARFARLFGANPQPAQPQGTSSTNGPSSTVPTRTTPPASCHPSSAGGAPKVPKISYTLFCLRDSITIFASFNIPAYIAPSIPDAVAATPGMKAAIAQFSCPALMQFASTPMHLLGLDLYNRQPPGGLGWRERASRIRRDYVPSCFARMGKIVPAYGVGGVVNVRMRAELMGYLEGLEA, from the exons ATGTCGCGAACCCTGTCCCCAGATGCAGCTCTCCCCATTCCATCGCGGGATAAGAAATGGAATACCAATCGGTTAGGAGCGCGACTCGGAGTCGACGTCGTCAGTGCCGCAACAGCTGGTGCCCTGACGTGTCCCGTCATCACTGTGATTGATCG AGCCATCATTGAAAAGGCGGCAAAGGGAGTCCCAATCCGCCAAACAATCACGTCCTCCTTCCGGTCGATCCTCTCAAAACCGTCGGGTTTCTTTCTCGGCACGCCCTTCCTCCTTATCTACACATTATACACGTCAACCTACCTGACGGCGAACACAATTGATACAGTCACTTCGACGCTGAAAGATAAACCCTTCTCGACTGTGTTCCCAGACACCGCAAAGTTCCTCACAACGACCGCCGTGAACATGGGGATATGCGTTTACAAAGACGCGCGGTTCGCAAGGTTATTCGGCGCAAACCCACAACCGGCCCAGCCTCAAGGCACATCATCGACGAACGGGCCTTCCTCAACAGtaccaacaagaacaacaccCCCAGCATCATGTCATCCTTCCAGCGCGGGCGGAGCACCAAAAGTACCCAAGATCTCATACACCCTGTTCTGTCTCCGCGACAGCATCACaatcttcgcctccttcaaTATCCCTGCCTACATTGCGCCGTCAATACCGGACGCCGTCGCCGCAACGCCCGGGATGAAGGCCGCTATTGCGCAGTTCAGCTGTCCGGCGCTCATGCAGTTCGCGAGTACGCCGATGCATCTGCTCGGGTTGGATTTGTATAACCGACAACCACCCGGTGGGCTGGGGTGGCGGGAACGAGCGTCGAGGATAAGAAGGGACTATGTGCCGAGTTGTTTTGCGCGGATGGGGAAGATTGTTCCTGCTTATggagttggtggtgttgttaaTGTCAGGATGAGGGCTGAGTTGATGGGTTATCTTGAGGGGTTAGAGGCGTAA
- a CDS encoding uncharacterized protein (COG:S;~EggNog:ENOG410PXY0;~InterPro:IPR036291,IPR016040;~PFAM:PF13460), producing the protein MHKPTVAFFGATGGCTLACLVPALQAGYNCVALARTPKKLTDLLTTRGIPPATLSAQLTLIEGSASDLNAITQTLFPANLPPASMIISGVGGAPDFSQPLSPKFVGKTICQDTVRNILEVLREHKHEHEEKQKPKPVLVAISSTGLTKERDIPLAMVPLYNWMLKIPHADKRVMEGLIFEEVARPEAEKVISDYVVIRPSFLTSGASQREKVRVLKGQGEGQNTAVGISCPFVGYTICREDVGGFMFGLVEGLDGGKAGREYYSSVVSISH; encoded by the exons ATGCACAAACCAACAGTCGCTTTCTTCGGCGCCACTGGTGGCTGCACCCTCGCCTGCCTTGTGCCCGCTCTCCAAGCAGGATACAACTGCGTCGCCT tggCTCGCACACCCAAGAAACTCACCGACCTCCTCACCACGCGCGGAATCCCCCCGGCGACGCTCTCCGCACAGCTAACCCTAATCGAAGGCTCCGCATCCgacctcaacgccatcacccAAACCCTCTTCCCAGCAAACCTGCCCCCAGCCTCAATGATCATCTCCGGCGTTGGCGGCGCCCCAGACTTCTCGCAGCCTCTCTCGCCCAAATTCGTCGGCAAGACGATCTGCCAGGACACCGTCCGCAACATCCTCGAGGTTCTGCGCGAGCACAAGCACGAGCACGAGGAGAAACAGAAGCCCAAGCCTGTCCTCGtggccatctcctccacAGGACTGACAAAGGAGCGCGATATCCCGCTTGCCATGGTCCCGCTGTATAACTGGATGTTGAAGATCCCGCACGCGGACAAGAGAGTCATGGAGGGGCTTATCTTTGAGGAAGTTGCCCGGCCCGAGGCTGAAAAGGTCATTTCGGACTATGTGGTGATCCGGCCGAGCTTTTTGACGAGTGGGGCGAGTcagagggagaaggtgcGCGTGTTGAAGGGCCAGGGCGAGGGTCAGAATACGGCGGTTGGCATCTCTTGTCCGTTTGTTGGGTATACGATTTGTAgggaggatgttggcggGTTTATGTTTGGGttggtggaggggttggatgggGGGAAGGCTGGGAGGGAGTATTATAGTAGCGTTGTTTCTATTTCGCACTGA